The window tcttcttcctcctatCCAAAACCCCCATCTCTTAACATTAAGTCAGTAAAATCACCTGCCAAGTTAACCTTACAGAGACCGTAAATCTACTACACACGTGTACATGCAGGGAAGAAGATGGCAGACAAAAACGATAAGGGAAGATAAGGGGTAAAACTTAAATACAAGGAGAATGAGGCTACCGAAGATTAGAAGGGAGGCCTGGGTGTCAGGGTTATCGGAACCAAAAGAACGTGGGATAAATCTGAGCAGTTGGAAGGTTTAGACTTTCTGTATTTTGACCTAGTTTGAATGGGCTATACACGTACCTTGAATTGTACCACATGGCCTACATATAAATCTACTTGGCTAACGAGCACTCCACCAGGATAATCATGTGCAAATACCTTGTTCTGCTTGGTAAAATCAATACTGAGATGCCGCTGGTATACAGATTTCACAATCTGCTGAAGCTTCAGTTCTGTCTCACTGGATATGATTTTCGCAAATCTTGAGGATGTTTATCCATAGTTCCAAACCACGACCTTGACCTTCCACCAACCCAGTGCTCACTACTTGTCCTTGTACACATACAGGCTGGAGGAGAATGGTCATGTGACAGTAAATAATATGAACTGTGGTGTTCCTCTCTGCAAAAGGACGGAGTCAAATCCAAATGCCCCTGGGGAAATGACCTCAGACCTAACTCTTGAGACTGCTGAAAGGTGGAAGATGATCTAGAATACGAATGCCCCATGGCACGACAAGGACCAAAAGAAGCATATTTTCCGGAATCCAAATCTGGTGATTGCTCCCTAACAGAAAGGCCCAGATGGGGTGTCGTTGTAGAGTCTTCTTCTATTGTTATTCCCTTCTTAGATGCAACATCCATGATCTGTCTCTCATCAAGTCCTAATCCCATAAGCAAGTCCCACATGTTTCTCAGTGCTTCCCGCTGGCTGTTAATCACTTGATCCCTCATTGCCATTTCAAATTGAAGCTCAGTATTTGCCATTCCCTATATTAATTGAAGTAAAACTGTTACGCCTAACAGAAAGTTTACCACCAATATGTAAATCTGAGAAATTGAGCTTTAGAATATATTACAATTGGTAATACTGATGCAACTCATAACAGTTAGCAGTATGCTAATGCAACTCTTAAGAATTTCTTAAGAAAAATTGTGTCATTGGCATTAGATAAACATTTATCTTGAGAGAAATAAAATCTACACCAATGATCTTGCTCAAGTTTTTTTAGTAACGAGTTTCAAATAAATGCATATTCAACTCAAAACAGTCatttactaatttattttgtcaaGGTCCAGTATATGCATATTCAGTCTGGGTTTAATATCAACTCACCAAGAGCCTGTATTGACTAAGAATACGCAAGTACGTTTTATTTCCATTGTTACTAATGGCCTCCTCAATCATATGTTGAAGATGGCATCGATGCTTCTCATTTGCTTCGATTTCCTACAAAAAGTAGAGTTGGTAACTTGGCATTAAAAGCAAAAGCTGATaaagttgtattttttttgcGAGTTTGACTACAGTCTACAGCTGAGATATTACCATATGGTAATTAACACCAGCTTCATCATTGTCACGGATGTTATCCAAAATAACTTGCTGCCTCATTCTCATGGCCTCTAAAATTTCACTATCAGTTCCAATAGCCTGTAACACAGAAGAGATACTCATGAATTAGTTTATAttatcagtaaaaaaaaaattatctcagAATTATCAATAATCATATCATATTCAGTTCCCCAATAAAGTAAATAAATGCAAGAAAGTTAACATAACTTCATCTCCAGATCTGTTTGAACCTACAAAACCTCTTTACAAAACAAGGAGAGTGGGAATAAAAAGAACTTAATAGTCCATAACAAAGTTGTTTCTCAGGAATGTCATGGCTTTTCTTCGGAGCAGAAACTCTGAACTGATTGAGATGAATTGTAGGTGCTAAAAGACATAATGTGCAGAatacaaacttttttttgtaaagCTGCATTGTAAGTGGGACACTCTAACCTGTTGTTTTGCTATAGCATCGTCAAGATGTTGGAGTTCAATCCGGTTACGAAGGTTGGTTTCCTCAAGCTCAAATGATGCCTTCTGTAAGTTTATCCTTTCCTGAACATTTTCACTGGTTTCATGGCTCAAAATATTCAACCAAGAAAGTTCATCGTCTGCAGCATTTTCAACAGGTTTGACACTTAGCTTTGATTCCTTTTCAGCTAGTTCCTTTCTCAATTGACAAACCTCAATCTGCAATCCGAAATAGGTTATCttccaagaaaataaaaattataaataaaatccaATAGATCAAACCAATTCAACCACTCACCTGAAGACTGTCAATCATTTGTTGGTAGTCTGATACATGGGTATCAATAGTGCCAATGTTTTTCTGTGAAGTAAACGTACGTGATTGTTCTTAGAAATTCAGTGCATATATAAAAGTACCAGTCTAGCCTGAGATACACAAGTACAAGAAAAGGAATTTTCTTCAAATCCAACAAATTAGTGCATAGAAACCCATAGGAAAGACAAAATTGGCAGTTAAACTAAGGCAAAATGCAGCATAGACAAAtcaatcaacaaagaaccacATGCAAGTATGCAACCTAAGTGGAAAGCTAAAGCACAATACcaattttaaaatcttaatttctTAACAGCTTACTACAAATGAGACCGTGACAGATTAGCAGATTGATTAATCTATCATAGAATGAAAACTGAACATTAATTGTCTTCAATGTGGAATTGGACTATCACTTAATCATGTTTTGATGATCCAAAATGAATATGTCTTCATGCATATTTGGCTCTCACCTGGATGTGTGTCTTTATTTCCTTTGCTCGATCAGCATATTTCATGGTATTCAGAGTGTGATGATACTGACTGTCCACAGGGGATACAGTTGCAACCATGATCGTTTGAGAATTGCCACTCAAACCATCCTTGAGTATTCGTGTCAATTTGCTGCAAAACTAATTACATTAACTACAGTAGCAGGAAGCTAACTACGGCAGCAGGGAGGACTTCAGGATTAAAAATTACAATCATATACCTATTACGGTAAGGAACATAAGCAAGACCCTTCTTTTGCTGTTTCCCAAGTGCATTTATGCAGTTTGCTAAGGCAAGAAGTGAACGGTTAATATTTGCTCCATCCCTTAACTTTTGGCCTCCACTGTTTGTTTCCGAAGCTCGTTCGCTACCAGCAAGATCCACAAGTGCGAGTTTTCCTCGCATTACTTGATTACGGTACTTGTTTCTCTGTTtcctttttacttttatttccaGCACTGCATGTGATCTGGTTAATGGGAAAAACTTTGTATGAATAATAAGGTTAcactttattttcaaaatttagagTGGTTTTGCTGATTTTGGTGGAAATATTAAAAATGATAGCACCCATTACTTTAAACCGGTTGTTACTAGTATTGTAACTTCTGTGATCGGCATTCGATTTTAAAATATCCTTAACTTCTGAAAATAAACTCCACATAGAATATTCTATTATATTTGATGCAGTACATTTTAAATAGTTGAAAATGTGATTCACTGTTTGAAACAAATCATATGCAAGTATAACCAAAACACCTGACCACAGAAGGGTTCATAGAACCTATTGAACACGCACCTAAACCTAACAAAGCTATCCAGTTGTTGGTACCTAAGGTATGGTTGAATCTGTATAGAAGGTTTAGAGCAATGAAATCGGAAGAACAGTGGTTTCCAAGTACAGCCTACTGTCCAAAGCATGATAAAACTCAAATGGACAACAATGATAATGGTATGTCCACAGCGCACAAGTGAATTCAGCCTACCTAGAAGATGTTGTATTAGCCTCTGTACTTTCAGTTTTCCGTCGGCTATTCCCCAAGTTTAAGAGTTCAAGAATCTTATCGGCTGATTGTACCTGAATAAGCAAGACAATTCACAATGGATGAGTAAGAATCCTTCCCATAGTACATAATTGGTTAGTCCAATTCAAGAACCGTTTTCATAGTAGTACTAGAAAGAGACCCAAAAGAACTAACAAATTACATTTAacaaatggaaaaataaaaatacggAAAAAGATTGACAATTATTCACAGATAGTCAAACCAGATGCAAATAGATGGCTAAGTGTCAACCTTGATACACCTCAGCCCAGCAACAATTACTCGTTGCTCTGGGTCCTCTCTGAGTTCCAAATGGCCAGATGACTTTTCAAGCAAATCATAGATgacctaaataaataaaatatgataCATCTTTTTAAAAAAGAACACAGGCAttgttaataaattaaatttcttcaatAGTTGCACATCCCACCTCATTGTAGACTTCAAGATAGGAACAGGTAACATCAAATTCATCAGAGCTCTTGTCCTTCTTTATTAGATCAAAAATTGTATGCAGACTGAGAACCATGAGTCCTGGATCATCTTGTGTCCCGACCATCGTATAAGTTTTACCACTGGAAATGTACAGAGAAATTTTAAGACATTCTGGAGGATATCCAGGAATGGATAATGCAAATCATGAATGGTGAGACCATAGGCCGAAAGAAAGCATCCCGATTTTACTTATATGGTTCTTTTGAACTCGCACATCTAGACGTTGACCTAATTAATAACCTTTGTCAAATACGCAATGTCTAGATTTTTGAGTGATGGTGAAGGGATGAGTTGCAAAAAATGCAAATTGCTTCAACTGGTAAAGTCAAGCAAAACCTTGAGACCATGAgaggtgaaaaataaaaaacaagaataTATCGCTTTAGTACCTCCCGGTAGAACCGTATGCAAACACAGTTGCATTGAGACCATGAACAACCCCAGAGATCACGGAAGCTATGCATTTTGTGTAGACATCCTGGATATATTAAACATTGTCAGGTAATTGATTCAGGTAATTGATTTCGAGCTCGCATTGCTGCAGGTTGCTGTGAAATGCAGGCCGTTTAGGCAGAGAGAGCGCGGCCGCGACATTGTCTTGGTTCAGGTAATTGATTTCAAGCTATGCATTTTGTGTAGACATCCTGGATATATTAAACATTCTCGATTATAGAGTATATCTTCGTTTATTAAATTCGgaagaataaaaagaaagttAAACCCATACAAAAACTAAACAATCTATTAGTCTTGGTCAACAATGGTACGCCTAAAACAATCACTTTCACAAAAAGAACCTAAGAGTCTACTCAAGGGCGCGTTGCGGCAGAGAAAAGGACAAAATCTCTGTCAGCTAAGAGGGGAAAATACTCGGTGCTCTCCGGCGTATCGTAGTAAGATAACGTATTAAATGGGACCGGCTGGTTACTGCTCAGGGCAATTAACGCGGGTAAATGAGATGGGACTCGAGAAGggaagaaggagagagggaggggtGTGTGGGGCCgttcaacaagaagaagaaacggGGGAAACAGTGAGGTGGAGGGTCGTGGAATGATTTCGACCGTTggtttgtttggagagttttttctgtttttgtttttaacaaacaatattatctgtAGAATAGTAGGCTACGCTTCTCAATGAGTTGGTAATGATATAGTTTAGATTCGTCTTTTAtcaagaatcgaacttaagacctctcatttactagtgaagaagaataccactaaaccgtaagACTAAGTAATTGTTTGGAGAGTGTTTAGAATGGGAGTTTTAGGATTTCTTTGGGGTCTCCTCCTCATGGTATTCCTTCTCAATTCTCACATTTGGAGGTCTTAAGTTCAACTTTCTTTGATAGCGTGCTTGATATCAATTTATCCTGATTAATTCATGATGCAGCTTAAGCCGAATTTTGCTCATCCGTGTAGATATATCATTGCATGAAAATACAAAATAGTAAAAGattgaaatgttggaaaggggAGTGGGTGTGGTTTGGTTGGCGTCATGACATTCAACTTATGATTGGGAAAGGTGGGTTTTAAAACTTTTTGGTGGTGTGGACAAAActaaaaagggaaaaggaaagcCATGTGAAGGAGATGGTAATCTTGGCTTGAGTTGCATGCACGTGTGTTTGGGAAAGTTTGTGAATCCACGTATGGAACtttttcataaattattttggttttgcaTGTTTCTTTTTAAGTCTTAACATTAttgggagttttttttttttcttttcaaactatAACTCTGACCACTCAATATTACGGTATTTCTCTTTATATGTAAGTGAAAtttcttagatttgattctcgtcaaaagtgaatttgaactattgttactcaaaaaaaaaaaaaaatcttagccTCCTCGTTTAACTATTTGAATTCTAAATTATATACTTTATAATGACCTAAAGAAATAATCTCAAAGAGTTGTCTTAGTGGAAAGTAaacaaagatttgaaacttctAACTTGAGTTCGAACTCTTACTAAAACATTCCTTGGGTCACTGGTGCCATATCTCTTCATATGATATCAAAGCGGATATTAAATATTACGCCACTTAGTCAAAAACCTTAAGCTGGTATATATCTCTTCAATATATAGAGTAATTTAACATATGGTCTATTAACAAGGTGTGGGTCCAAAACCTTAAGCTGGTAGATTTAGTCgaaatattttcttttactaATTTAGGTCTAGTTtcaaaattgagaaaataattaCTGTTGGTAGAATTGTGTCCTTCCAAGCATATGACTgaaaaataactcaaaatatagcgtaaattacaatttgtctCTTTTAAGCTTTCGTCCAATTTCATATTCATgcatcttttaaaattatataacGACTCATGATTTTCGTATCAATTTTGTATAAGCATTAAAATATATGTTAAGTTGACCATTTAATGATGACGTGATAAATATAGGGCTTATAAGCTTTGGTGGCGTGACAATCAAATTTGTCTATA of the Pyrus communis chromosome 1, drPyrComm1.1, whole genome shotgun sequence genome contains:
- the LOC137710645 gene encoding kinesin-like protein KIN-8B produces the protein MVGTQDDPGLMVLSLHTIFDLIKKDKSSDEFDVTCSYLEVYNEVIYDLLEKSSGHLELREDPEQRVIVAGLRCIKVQSADKILELLNLGNSRRKTESTEANTTSSRSHAVLEIKVKRKQRNKYRNQVMRGKLALVDLAGSERASETNSGGQKLRDGANINRSLLALANCINALGKQQKKGLAYVPYRNSKLTRILKDGLSGNSQTIMVATVSPVDSQYHHTLNTMKYADRAKEIKTHIQKNIGTIDTHVSDYQQMIDSLQIEVCQLRKELAEKESKLSVKPVENAADDELSWLNILSHETSENVQERINLQKASFELEETNLRNRIELQHLDDAIAKQQAIGTDSEILEAMRMRQQVILDNIRDNDEAGVNYHMEIEANEKHRCHLQHMIEEAISNNGNKTYLRILSQYRLLGMANTELQFEMAMRDQVINSQREALRNMWDLLMGLGLDERQIMDVASKKGITIEEDSTTTPHLGLSVREQSPDLDSGKYASFGPCRAMGHSYSRSSSTFQQSQELGLRSFPQGHLDLTPSFCREEHHSSYYLLSHDHSPPACMCTRTSSEHWVGGRSRSWFGTMDKHPQDLRKSYPVRQN